Below is a window of Mycolicibacterium chitae DNA.
GCAGCGACACCGGCTTGGAGAACGTCAGCACCGGCCAGTCCCGGGCGGTCGCCTCCTTGCGCAGGTTGCGATCGGGATTGACGACGGCGGGATGGCCCACCAGCTCCAGCATCGGGAGGTCGGTGACCGAATCCGAATAGGCGTAGCTGTGCTCCAGCAGGTAGCCCTCGCGGGCGGCCAGCTCCCGGACGGCCTCGGCCTTGCCCTCGCCGTAGCAGTAGAAGGCGATGTCGCCGGTGTACTTGCCGTCCTCGACCACCATCCGGGTGGCCATGGCGTGGGTGGCGCCGAGGGCGCGGGCGATCGGCGCGACCACCTCCTCGCCGGAGGCCGAGACGATGACCACGTCGCGGCCGCACAGCTTGTGGTCGGTGATGAGGTTGGCGGCCTCGGCGAAGACCAGCGGGGTGACGATCTCGTGCAGGGTCTCCTCGA
It encodes the following:
- a CDS encoding HAD-IB family hydrolase, with the translated sequence MTAPVPDDAAPRSPRNEAVADGPPRTAAFFDLDKTVIAKSSTLAFSKPFYAQGLLNRRSVLKSSYAQFVFLMSGADHDQMDRMRSYVTSMCTGWDVEQVKSAVEETLHEIVTPLVFAEAANLITDHKLCGRDVVIVSASGEEVVAPIARALGATHAMATRMVVEDGKYTGDIAFYCYGEGKAEAVRELAAREGYLLEHSYAYSDSVTDLPMLELVGHPAVVNPDRNLRKEATARDWPVLTFSKPVSLRDRFSAPSGAAIATTAAVGITALSAGALTFSLLRRFVLR